The DNA sequence catatttaaaataatcctGAACTTTGTACAAGATGAGAGTATACTGAGTGAGTTACATCTACCTCTTCAGCAACAATTTGGTTCCATCCTTGTTCATATATAAGATGGAGAAGCGTTTCATTACCAATCAACATGCCTACATGTGAGTACGCATTCAATGATTCAGTAAACCAAAGTATCATCGACGTATTTTAATCAGCTGTCTGAGATGACTTGTTGTCTGTTTCCCCATTGATTAAAGGGATACGGTTtttaatccagctctgtgtcatgcgGGTGTGGGGAACTATGTGTGGCTTCCCTTAATGGCGTCAGTGCAGTCGAGATCCCCTTGATGACTTCGGCAGACCTGGGGCACTCAACAgcaactgccatgacacagagctggattttaATCAGTAAAGTATCTCCTTAACCTTATTAACATGTTCCAAGCTTGTGACTGGACATATGTTTGCAGATAcacttttaaattcaaattataaTCTAGACTAAGCCATGAGCAGTCTGCCACATAGATCACATAGCATGTGAACAAAACAAGATGCAATAACACAAGGGATGGGAATCAAAACACTGTTAAACTGTGCTGGTGTTCCCACTGAACATTATAGCGCTTCACTAAAGGTTAACATGCACCATTAACCCTGGAGTAGTTAAACTATTAAGCTATCCCTGCTTCCAGTTTGAAACAGGAGTTTAAAACAACTGCAATTTTATTCAGTCATGCTACTTCGGTTTGCTTATCAATCCATTGTTAATCTTTTGCTATATAAGATAACAGatgaaaaaaggggaaagagtAGAGTGGGGGTGTCATCCTAATCCTAATTTTAAGAGGCTTTTTTCACGTTCGCTTCTGTCCTTTTCATGTTCTTTGTTCTGTCAAATGGTGCTGGCTAAACAGCAAAATGAAGAGCTGCAGAAAATCGATTggtcaattagttgtcaactattctATTAGTTGCCAACTATTTGGATAATTGATCGATCGGTTCAAGTCATTTCTTATGCAAAacgagttttaaaaaaaactccagctTCTTGAATGCAAATGTTTTCTAGTTTATTCCGTCCTCTTTGCCtatgaactgaatatctttagtatcttgggctttgggaaagactgattgacatttttttcacaattttctgacatttctaaATAAGCAATAAGAGAGTTGACCACATTTTTCTCCAACATTTTCTAGTCCccatacacacatgctgcttCAGTCTGCTGCCGTGGGCtaaatttctgtttatttttcttaccGATACCCCATTTTCAGAGGCTAGCTTTTTGTAGATAAAATAACGTAATCAAATAAATACTATGGTATCAAATCTGAACATAGGTTAGCTTTAAATATACAAGCacatatgacattttaaaatcaatttctaCTAGTGGGTCCTTTGAAGGTGTTAAGTATTTTATAACACACAACATtctgtatgaaaaaaataatgttcaatGTGGTTGATAAGTGTTAATGCCTATGTTTGGGTCATTTCCATTTGCCAGTGGTCAAATATTTGACTCAACACACTGAATTAAATggactttttgtgttttttgacgCAATTGTCGGACTCACAAATCTCAATTTATATGCCACTGACTAAAATGTATCCTTAGCATAGGGGATTGAAAACGGCCAGGCATAAACAGTTGGTATCGACTGTCTGGTCAGAATAGTAATCtgttctatttcttttttaattcttttaccACATAATTCCAATGTAAATCAAAGCTTTAGGCACAATTCTTAGTCAGCTGCTTGTATTTagacatattttgacattttaaaatgttggcatCTTTTGTTATAGTAAACATAGTTATGTTTCTAATATTATCTAAAAAGTACAATTGAAGTATCTGTACCAAAACTCAGTTGTGTATTTGGTACCCAGTCCAAAATTAATTGTTTGTCCACCAGCTAAATGGCAAGGGCATGTTTcccagccactcaatagattaccagtgtttttttatgctgGGGAGAGAAGCAGATCAACCAGCCACATGCATATTTTACTAGGATTTGGCTAGAAGACAATGCTAATTTTAGACCCTGTTGGTACAACGTtgtatttcattaatatttgctacatttcaaacaataatGATCTTTATTACTGTAGGCTAGCCATGTGTTATATTGAATTTGTGTGTCCTCTATGGTCAatcacaataaaatatattcacCACTGCCTTGGTATAAAGTATTGTAATGAGGTACTATAGAGATACTTGTAACCCCAGGATGAAGAAAAAGCTCAGCGAATAATGTTCAGTGTGAAAAGAAACAATCTCTTCGGAAGTTTTGTTGAAATGGTACTTTGTTCTGTCAAAGTACTATGACTTTACAAAGAAATCCCATTACATTTCCACTGGGACAAAAGGCAGTTTGTTGAGACatattgttaataataaaatattcaatAGGCCAGGCCCATCACTTGTGATTTATTTCATCCAAACAGAAAATATACCCAGAAATACTGTCTCCTGTTTtcacatgattaaaaaaactaacttaaaGAACAAACACGCGCTTTTGCTTGACCCAATTAACATTTGTTCCATCTGAATCCTTGGCTCTGTTGTAAAACATTTCTGGTATGTTTTGATGATAAACTAAGATCTGTAGTGTAGGACTAACTTGGCTCCGTTTCCCTCAGATGTTCAGTGCAATCATCATTATCTGAACATAACAAGTCTCCATGGGAGAGATGGctgtgagaggaggaggaccATGTACCAAGGTAGCTTTTTCCCCATTGTGCATCAAAAAGCAAGTGGCATCTTCTCTTCAAGAAATGAATAGTTTCAACATGTCCTCAAAAGGTTTCACAGCAGACCACCACTGAGCAATCGTCAGACATCGAGTAAAATGCAGTTTGCTGGGTTTTTCTGTCCAAGCTCTTCATCGATCAAGTCCTTCCACGGGACATGTTTGACGTGACAATGTTTTGTACTGTTTACACTCTCACCTACCACATCTGAGCCGAAAAGGCAGGAGGAAAAACAGTGAACAGGTTAGGAGTTGTCCTGCAGATCTTTGGCCTTGATCAGGATGGTGTGGACATCTGAGATAGGGTAATCCTGAAGAAACAAATATTTGGGAGTCAGTTCCAGTAAGAACATCGTCTCCACTGCGTGTCTACCTATGAAGTTTTGGGACTTTTAAGTTTCACGGTTTATTATAAAAAAGCCTTACCTGCAGTGATCTCATGTTGACTGTGAAGTCTCCTGCCAGTATGTTATCTCTGATGAGTCTGTGAACAGGAGAAGAAGACAGACTGATGATTTACATAAATAGTCAGAGGTATCCAGTGTGCGATTTCTTTCGAGAGTGGGATTTCCTCCCTTTCTGATCTATATACcactgcctctgctgaattatttttgtaTCCCCCTCAAAAGTATCCCATGCTACGTCACCAATGTACCGTTTATTATttacctaaaataaaaatatctgaaattaAGTAAAGCGCTGGAACGTGAACACATAGTGCCATAGAACTTTAACATCCGGCTCCCAGCGGCCGTTGTCATAAATAAGTGTCTTGGCATGGCTGGCCGAGTGGCTCTAAATCCATGGGTGTCCTTCTTTACTTCTACTATGGAATATCTACAGAGTCGTCCTTAAATcgttttgttttgtactttgtactaGGGCGGCTACGATTAGAGGACACTATGCATAGGCTATAACGTTTTGGAATACCGGCATAACGATATCATTAGCGTTAAGCAGATGTTGGCTATTTGATTTTGGCtgaaaaagaaacttttttttttgtgtcgcAGCCTTTCACAATGTGTTTGGTGCGCCAGTTGATATTTCGACAAcgcaataaaaaacaaaacaaacccccccccccccaaaaaaataacacaatatctTGTACAGACCGAACTTCTACTATAATTAAAGTTGAAGTGTTAACTTTGTGTTAGTACCCTGCCTTTATTTAGTCTTTGGCTCCATCTTACACCTGGCGCAGCATGGCGCAAAGTCCGATGCCAGTGTCTTGGCTACTTTAAAACcaacgcagttgttaatttACCGTCCATaacccacgtcgtttaaataggAAATGCACTTAAGCCCATCTGGTTTTACAGATAGATGCGTTCAGGGGAATTCTGGGCGTATtactatcttgaggcagcgggaagtgattgcGCCATTCACCAACAAAAACCTTGTGTCAAGTCAAGGATGCATCATTTCATTGGTAATTTCACAGTGCATTTGTTAAATGCGTGTAGGCTTATGCATTATGCTTGtgtcgcacgcacgcactcacgcacGCTTCATGCCGtgtgcttagatcgttaaaacaGGGCCTgtgatcttttttattttagatttctttATGTATATTCTCTTAGTGTCCGCACTAGGAGAGCATTTCTTGAATGTGTCTGAACAATCCTAGAATAGATCTCATCAGTTACTGCTCTGGTTCTGACTAAGAATTGTGCCTAAAGCTTTGATTTACATGGGAATTATGTGGTTAAGCCAACCAGCTACGTGATGAATAGTGAGCATGAAACATTTAGTTTGGggcaaaaaaacctttttgaaaataGCAAAAAGAGAATGGTACAAAACCGTGTACAGAAACTATCATAGACTATCATAGGCAGAAGCTTGCTCTAGCCATTCGTGGTTTTGGTAAACATTTCTATGGTAACAGGGggttggaccaatcagagacgcTGCTGTTACGCTTAGGATTGCAGGTACTGTAGTTTTTCTCCATACGATCACAGATAAAAcgtgtttttcttaaaacaaggtcGATTTCATACAGACTTCTAGCTTGTACAGGAGCAGAAACTTCCGTTTCCAAGTAGCTCGTGGTCAGGTTTAGACATTATGGCAGATAATCTAAATCCTCATGGAGAAAAATAATGGGATCTTAATCTACGGAATAAGcggacacaaaaataaacaattcattAATTCTATGTTATTGAAAGGGGGATTTAACTCACGTTTTGTTGTGCGTGATCAAAAACCATTCCCCCTTTTTTCACAGAACGCCCCTTGGAGGTTATCAATGCTAAAGGAGTACAGGGAGGATAATGTGAAAAGCTCACATGAGCATGGCGCAGCAGACCAGGATGAGGAAGTGGAATCTGTCCTGGTCAGAAAACAAGGTGTCCCAGATGCGGATGACGTCTGGCAGGAGGAACTCCTGAGATAGCAACAATGTAAGCCAGCGGAATGTGAAATACTGCGGTTTGATGTTCTGCTCTTCCTGTAAGGACAGAAAAATGAGGGGAAAACAGAGGACAGCGTCATATCattgttcttttaaatataGACTTGGAAAGAAAGGGCTATAGCTATATGTTATAGATTTGTTAGATTGGAACGTAAACTTTGAACTCTAATAGATTTAAAAAGTTATTAGTTGAACTACGAAGTCTTTtctaaaggaaaaataaataattcaccCCACTTTGATAATCACTGCTTAAACaggtaaccctaaccctaatcgTCCATCTATAAGTCAGTAACAGTGAAAATGCATCGACAAATAAGaattctaaaataaattaaattagcaATAAAATAAGTGTGATGAGTCATTTAGCAACTGTTTTGATGATAAATCATGTAAGCCATGTATCAAGCAGAAAGGCTACACCTTCTCTGGTCCCAGCTTCTCCTGTATGACGATTGGCTGCTTTACTTTGTCTTGTGTGATGGCCAAGTCGATATTTTGGGGTTTGGTACAGTTGGTTGGACAAACCGAGCAATTTTAAAGACGTGATCACATTAGGCTCTGTGAACTTGTGATGGGCCTTTTTCTAGGGCTGCAACAAGCGGTTATTTTAATTGTCgattattttattgattaaaagattagttgtttggtctacaaaaatgtaaagatcaaACGCTTTCAAAAAGTAGAGATGCACCGATTACAATTTTTTGGcaaatttggattttttaatTGAGTTTGACCTGCCGATGCTGATTTTAGCAGATTAgaattaaatattttctaaCCAATTCCTTGTTATGGAAGaaccatttaaacaaaaatgtaaatgtgctgtatttagatagcgcttttctagtcttaacgactactctaCTTTTAAaccatacaggaaacattcaccattcacacactgtggccgaggctgccgtacaaggtgccacctgctcctcagatatacactcacacacattcacactccaatgcgcagcatcGAGGGCAgggggtttagtgtcttgcccaaagacacttcgacatgggactccAGGgtcagggattgaaccaccaaccttccgattggcaggcaaccgctctaccactgagccaaataTTTATCAAAGTAAACTTCTGTATAAATACAGGTAATggcaacaaaatataaataaaataaaatatagcgagtataatattattatgtttacacacacacacacacacacacacacacacacacacacgtttgaaCGTCAACATTGATTCTACCTGAAAACAGCGCGTAGTTCCTTTTTTTGGCaagtttgctttatttgtcattgtgcaTTAATATGAACTGTGCCATTGCAGTCAACAGCCTTATCTGCTAACGTTAACCAACGGTACCCTAGGTGTGTAACCTGAAACCGATGATTAACGTCAccgctcattttacacacagtttagcAACAAAACTAAATGCTGAAGGAAGCTTACTACGTTCCAATGCTGGTTTTGAGCAGTATGCATCCCCAATGACCTGGaaaaatttttttaacagtaacttTAATACAGCGTGTCGGAGGGATCCAGCGTCttgatcttttttatttttatttttttaaataaagcgTCTCCTACAGTAGTCAGCGGGGCTTCAGAGGCACTCGCTAAAGTTAGCTTTTTGTCTTatctggggtctgataaacagtaaattcatcgagagagacagagaaagacagagagagaggctgaatgTTTGCCCGAGATCAGTAGACAGCTGTCTAAGACTTTATGACATTTCATAAACAGCTGATTGAGTGGCAGTGTGCCGTTGCTACATACATATAGCGGAAACCGTGCATGTTGCGCTGATGTTGCGCAATGTAAATCATGCATCGCCCGAGTCACTTGACTGGCATAAAAACGGATAGGTCGCCAGTCATGGCCGATGACGTGAAAATGAGCCAATTCCTGGCCACCGGTGCATCTCtagaaaaagtgttttccaAAACACAAGAAGATGTCCTGAAAGGTCTTGTGTAATCCACATCTCAAAGATATGCAGCTTACTGTCAGAcaaggagaaaaaagtgagaatgCGGCTTTGCCCATACCAGCTTTAAATAGAGCTCCAGGTCTTTGTCTTTGAGCATTGAGTACACGCTCTCCATCTTGTACGTGATGCCGCACTGAGAGTCATCCAGGCTCTTGATGAAGTTGTCTCTGTTCTCAGACATCAGGTTGGTGAAACAGAAGAATGTATCCGCTTCAGCGTGCTCTGAACAATGAAGAAGACcgcaaataaaaaatacaatgttgtacactagggctgggcgacatcaagaaaatcaaataccacGATATTTTTTAGACCAATACCTCGATGTCGATACCACAACGATGCTGTAGTggtgactattggtgctttcacaaaatatttacaaaattagatttttgagaaataatcatcagttgCGTGGATATattgactaagtgggtaaaagcaaataatagaacagctacaacagtctggtaagttccgAAAGTGACATCacgttactgtaatgcagcctttaaaaccaggaaaagacaacatttatgacattttacaatatccaaaatttaagatgatatctagtctcatatcacaatatcggtATATTGCCTAGCTTTTACGCCAGATTGTAACTATTTTGACACTTAAGTTGTCTGTAGTGCAGCAGTGTGGCCAAATGCTCTATCTGAATAGTGTTTCACCGCATGTATATTTTTCACATATCATATGATGAAAACAGATCACGGGTCACTGCAGTCAAATACACATTCGAGGAGGGCAAATTGTGGGCAGAAACGTTAGCTGTGTTCAAAACCGCTCCTTCATTCACGCACTCACTGTTCCCTATatagtgtttattaaataatgaaCTATGTAGGTGGTCCAAACCAGATTTtgaacacacactgaaaacacatcaaTAGAAATACTTCTAATACGTCTGTTGTGTGCCTTATTTGGAGCGTTAAGCTGTTGTGCGGACTTCACCTTCTTCTAATGTTTATTCCCAACACGTATAAAACCCTAATGTTAATATATTCACTTCAAATGTTACCAACCTTTCCATTGGTTGTTTGGGTCCGTAGCAAAGGTGTAGTAAATTGGCCCAACAATCTCATTCATACCCTGTACGTAGGCAATCCCAGGGTTGAGTTTGGCATAGATGAAGAGGATTCGCTCCACCACCTCCCAGTGTGCTTCGCTCCCATTGGGCAGCACTTCGTACTCATTAGATGGATACAAGTTAAATGCCTTTCCAGGGGAGCTGACCTGGGAGAGTAGATTCAGTTTATAAAAAAGTGCCATTGTTCAtatacagtgtttgttttaaacaaagaaatgtatcttgagaaaaaaaaaaagagatgtcaaAGTAAAAGAGTAAGAGGCAAGTGATAATCACTGTCCAGAGGTCCAAGTAGCAGTAACCAGGTAATTAACATTCTAAGGCGATCAAGTTAAAGCAATCCTTGCgaaaaataaaagcctcaaaATCATTTTGATGTTACTCTGACTTGTAATAAGGAGAATGGCAGCTCAGTCCCTAGGGAGCTTGGCTTGGGAAACAGAGGGTTGCCAGTTCGAGCCCCGGTACGGACCAAGTACTGAGgttggactggtagctggagaggtgcaaGTTCGCTGCCAagatgcccttgagcaaggcaccaaaacCCTAACCACTCAGACATCTCTTTCATATACTGATATGGTATAATATCAGGTATAAGGTCCTGTTTGTGCGTAAGGtcctgtgtgtggtgtgtgtatttcaggccagtgtcttaaatgtaacagagtgttaaatgccattttatttaaaacggTATCTCTTCTCCTCCCTTGTTGGTAAAGTAAGGCTAACTGTAGCAGCCCTGAACTAGTTAGCCAAGCTGCCAGGGGTGGAAGCTCGAAGTGTGTTTACACAGCTAGCACAGGAGTTTTGGAGGAGATTTTGGTTCTCAGTAAAGTTAGCAAGAAGTGATGTAATCTAACGTTTTACATGGAGCGAGCACCCTGCTagactcttttaaaaaaaaagccttttaattGCTACAAagcttttaaaggaaataaCCAGAGTGACAGGCTAACCAGCTATAAAAGGGACATCATGAAAACTGATCATAAAAGGGATATCATGCAGATAGATGCACATaatatgcacacagacacacagactctTACATTGGTGACTCCACTGCGGTTGCGGTTTACAGTTTGTGCTTTCAGGGTGGTTTGTTCGACTCGTCGACGCAGCGTCTCATAATCATTCTGAGGGTCCAAGATAAGCTGGCAAGGGTAATCTGTAGGACGCTGGAAGAACGCCATGTCTGGATACAGCCGCctgcaaacatacaaacaaagctAACGtgtcatttttaaacacaatgaCAGGCTGtggtctttttatttttatatacattcaCATACTATCAAGTACAAACTAATAGATCTAGAATAGTACTTCCAAAGTCATACCTTACATCCTTGTCAATTTGTAGTAGAATTTCATTATCTTTGAAATAGTTATTCCACCTACTGTCCGGGTTTGGATTTAGAggctgaaaataaatcaaatgaaatagaaaaaattacTACCCCCAGTTAGAAGACTTCTTACACTATTGGTGTATAGTAATGATGTCCTGCCTGTGTTTAAAAACATACTGGAAAGGtccacaagtgtgtgtgtgtgtgtgcgtgtgtgtgtgtgtgtgtgtgtgtgtgtgtagagaatTTTGCGTCATTGGGAAACAATTTCAATACAAAGTGTGCAAAAAGTGAAGGTGtctaaaaggtttttgaaacCCTTATTACTTACAGTTTACAGCCATGTTTTTCAGGagagctttgtgtttttttcctatttgGCCTGACATTTGCCTGGTCAGTGTGACAGCGTGGGCCTGAAAGCGTGTGTCTCATGCCAAAACCCTAAATCTAAACAATACTGAAGCACACAGCTGGTCTAGAAGCCGCTGCTGAACAGATGATCCAAATATACATAATAACGGCATTTTATTGTAACTCATGCATTTAGTCCAACCGAAAGTGGACACAGAAAGTGGAAACTCACATAGGTTTCTACAACACTGGGTGTCTGCATATGCGGACATGTTAACACATGCAGACTGCATGCACAGTGTCACAATCgccttgggcggtgctaagctccgggcgcagcgacggtggctctgcaaaatagactCGGGAAGGAtcttattttggtggaacatgtgaacCATCGCTGCGTATTGTTCACACAATACATTAATATGAGCTAAGGCTGCACACTTTCATGCAGTTTCACCCAAAttgcaatgtgtgtgtaaaacttCAAAtcgtatcctacagactaaagaaaacatctttgacGGTGACGATGAttagtcatagtgagagaaacaaagtgtctacTCTGTGCT is a window from the Etheostoma cragini isolate CJK2018 chromosome 16, CSU_Ecrag_1.0, whole genome shotgun sequence genome containing:
- the tbc1d13 gene encoding TBC1 domain family member 13, whose amino-acid sequence is MTTAYRNRIQEFKETLSEESINLKTLRELCFNGIPFEGGIRALCWKILLNYLPLDQTLWESFLKKQREVYSQFLKEMIIQPGIAKANLGLFREDVTMEDHPLNPNPDSRWNNYFKDNEILLQIDKDVRRLYPDMAFFQRPTDYPCQLILDPQNDYETLRRRVEQTTLKAQTVNRNRSGVTNVSSPGKAFNLYPSNEYEVLPNGSEAHWEVVERILFIYAKLNPGIAYVQGMNEIVGPIYYTFATDPNNQWKEHAEADTFFCFTNLMSENRDNFIKSLDDSQCGITYKMESVYSMLKDKDLELYLKLEEQNIKPQYFTFRWLTLLLSQEFLLPDVIRIWDTLFSDQDRFHFLILVCCAMLILIRDNILAGDFTVNMRSLQDYPISDVHTILIKAKDLQDNS